One Dioscorea cayenensis subsp. rotundata cultivar TDr96_F1 chromosome 17, TDr96_F1_v2_PseudoChromosome.rev07_lg8_w22 25.fasta, whole genome shotgun sequence DNA window includes the following coding sequences:
- the LOC120281154 gene encoding protein DEFECTIVE IN MERISTEM SILENCING 3-like → MLAVVCKTLEDVKALEKYAKEGMIDKNAGLHGLGSSIGKLLDGSFHAISLENLKAYRGKFWVNDPQKRLDLLKPRLPDGKYPLGFLGFAVNMIDLDHNYLIYHTVKGHGLREILFYSMFARLQVYRSRVKMELAIPCISEGAISLDGVMIKANGLYLSLGQVNYMQ, encoded by the exons ATGCTGGCGGTTGTTTGCAAGACCCTTGAAGATGTGAAGGCCCTTGAAAAGTATGCCAAGGAAGGTATGATTGACAAGAATGCTGGCCTTCATGGTCTAGGATCATCAATTGGAAAACTCCTTGATGGAAGTTTCCATGCTATCAGTCTTGAAAatttaaa AGCATATCGTGGCAAATTTTGGGTTAATGATCCACAAAAGAGACTTGATTTGCTGAAGCCAAGATTACCAGATGGCAAATACCCACTAGGCTTTCTAGGTTTTGCTGTGAACATGATTGACTTAGAtcataattacttaatttaccATACAGTCAAAGGCCATGGTCTAAGGGAAATCTTATTTTATAGCATGTTTGCCCGCTTACAAGTATATAGAAGCCGGGTTAAGATGGAGCTTGCAATACCATGCATTAGTGAGGGTGCTATTTCTTTAGATGGCGTTATGATTAAAGCCAATGGTCTTTATTTATCTTTGGGGCAG GTAAACTACATgcaatga